A window from Micromonospora profundi encodes these proteins:
- a CDS encoding glycoside hydrolase family 13 protein, translated as MIRTAPLPHADDDWWRSAVVYQVYVRSFADSNGDGVGDLQGIRQRLPYLRDLGVDALWLTPFYTSPMVDGGYDVADYRDVDPMFGTLADFDAMITDAHALNLRIIVDLVPNHTSSAHQWFTAALAAGPGSPERARYLFADGQGAHGELPPNDWESIFGGPAWTRVADGQWYLHLFDPTQPDLNWRHPEVRAEFLDVLRFWLDRGVDGFRIDVAHGMIKAEGLPDVGFSTMTTGQRQVELLGKGRLPYFDQDEVHEIYRTWRPVLDSYPGGRMAVAEAWAETPERLARYIGPDELHQAFSFDFLDATWSADSFRKVIDTALAESQVVGAPTTWVLSNHDKQRHVTRYGDGAEGLRRARAASLLMLALPGSAYLYQGEELGLPEVLDLPDGLRQDPAFLRTGESRDGCRVPIPWSGDLPPYGFGPAGSEVSWLPAPATWRALSVAAQTGVPGSTLELYRAALRIRHEHPALAVDAGGVAWLEGEPGVLAFSRTAGSTVLTCVVNLSGAPVLIDGYGEPILASEPLTGQGSGQLLPVDATAWLERR; from the coding sequence ATGATCAGGACTGCCCCCCTGCCCCACGCCGACGACGACTGGTGGCGCTCCGCTGTCGTCTACCAGGTCTACGTGCGCAGCTTCGCCGACAGCAACGGCGACGGCGTCGGGGACCTCCAGGGCATCCGGCAGCGCCTGCCATACCTGCGCGACCTGGGCGTGGACGCGCTCTGGTTGACCCCCTTCTACACCTCCCCCATGGTCGACGGCGGGTACGACGTCGCCGACTACCGGGACGTCGACCCGATGTTCGGCACGCTCGCCGACTTCGACGCGATGATCACCGACGCGCACGCCCTCAACCTGCGCATCATCGTCGACCTGGTGCCCAACCACACCTCCAGCGCGCACCAGTGGTTCACCGCCGCCCTCGCCGCGGGCCCCGGCTCGCCCGAGCGGGCGCGCTACCTCTTCGCCGACGGTCAGGGCGCGCACGGCGAGTTGCCGCCGAACGACTGGGAGAGCATCTTCGGCGGCCCCGCCTGGACCCGGGTCGCGGACGGCCAGTGGTACCTGCACCTCTTCGACCCGACCCAGCCGGACCTGAACTGGCGGCACCCGGAGGTCCGCGCCGAGTTCCTCGACGTGCTGCGGTTCTGGCTGGACCGAGGTGTGGACGGCTTCCGGATCGACGTGGCACACGGGATGATCAAGGCCGAAGGGCTGCCCGACGTCGGCTTCAGCACGATGACGACAGGCCAGCGCCAGGTCGAACTGCTCGGCAAGGGCCGACTGCCGTACTTCGACCAGGACGAGGTCCACGAGATCTACCGCACGTGGCGGCCCGTCCTGGACAGCTACCCGGGCGGTCGGATGGCGGTCGCCGAAGCGTGGGCCGAGACCCCCGAGCGGCTGGCCCGCTACATCGGCCCGGACGAGCTGCACCAGGCGTTCAGCTTCGACTTCCTCGACGCCACCTGGTCGGCCGACTCGTTCCGCAAGGTGATCGACACCGCACTTGCCGAGTCGCAGGTGGTCGGTGCGCCCACCACCTGGGTGCTGTCCAACCACGACAAGCAGCGGCACGTCACCCGCTACGGCGACGGCGCCGAAGGGCTGCGTCGGGCACGCGCCGCCAGCCTGCTGATGCTCGCCCTACCCGGCTCCGCCTACCTCTACCAGGGCGAGGAACTGGGCCTGCCCGAGGTCCTCGACCTCCCCGACGGGCTACGGCAGGACCCGGCATTCCTGCGTACCGGCGAGAGCCGCGACGGCTGCCGGGTGCCCATCCCGTGGAGCGGCGACCTGCCGCCGTACGGCTTCGGGCCAGCCGGCAGCGAGGTGAGCTGGCTGCCCGCCCCGGCGACCTGGCGTGCCCTGTCTGTCGCCGCGCAGACCGGCGTGCCCGGCTCGACGCTGGAGCTGTACCGGGCCGCCCTGCGGATCCGCCACGAACACCCGGCGCTGGCCGTGGACGCCGGCGGGGTCGCCTGGCTGGAAGGTGAGCCAGGTGTGCTGGCCTTCTCCCGCACCGCCGGCTCGACAGTGCTGACCTGCGTGGTGAACCTCAGCGGCGCACCAGTCCTCATCGACGGGTACGGCGAGCCGATCCTCGCCAGCGAGCCGCTCACCGGGCAGGGCTCCGGCCAACTGCTGCCCGTCGACGCAACCGCCTGGTTGGAACGGCGCTGA
- a CDS encoding VOC family protein encodes MVVRIAQCTIDVEDLDVMVAFWSAALGYEVLQGDDGSAKLWPSGQLSGAAPTVWLQGSGTAKRGKNRLHLDLVADADPQTEVRRLVGLGARPVDVGQTGSEGFTVLADPEGNEFCVLHSEPTR; translated from the coding sequence ATGGTGGTACGGATCGCCCAGTGCACGATCGACGTCGAGGACCTGGACGTGATGGTCGCGTTCTGGTCGGCAGCGCTCGGCTACGAGGTCTTGCAGGGCGACGACGGCAGCGCGAAGCTCTGGCCGTCGGGACAGCTGTCCGGGGCCGCGCCCACCGTCTGGTTGCAGGGCTCGGGCACCGCCAAACGGGGCAAGAACCGGCTGCACCTCGACCTTGTCGCGGACGCCGACCCGCAGACCGAGGTACGGCGGTTGGTGGGCCTCGGGGCGCGACCCGTGGACGTCGGGCAGACCGGGTCCGAGGGTTTCACAGTGCTCGCCGACCCGGAGGGCAACGAGTTCTGCGTACTGCACTCCGAACCGACCCGCTGA
- a CDS encoding GntR family transcriptional regulator codes for MEGTQVLISVDQDSPVPPYEQVRGQLAELIGDGRLPVGSRLPTVRQLAADLRLAANTVARAYRELEAAGLLETRGRNGTFVAPGRDDALDRLQQAAAGYAAEARRLGVPPDRALALVRAALDAIRHD; via the coding sequence GTGGAAGGTACGCAGGTGCTGATCTCGGTCGACCAGGATTCCCCGGTGCCACCGTACGAGCAGGTGCGCGGGCAACTCGCCGAGCTGATCGGCGACGGCCGGTTGCCGGTGGGCAGCCGACTGCCCACCGTCCGGCAGCTCGCCGCCGACCTGCGGCTGGCCGCGAACACGGTGGCCCGGGCGTACCGGGAGCTGGAAGCGGCGGGGCTGTTGGAGACCCGAGGGCGCAACGGTACGTTCGTCGCCCCCGGCCGGGACGACGCCCTGGACCGGCTGCAGCAGGCCGCCGCCGGGTACGCGGCCGAGGCACGGCGGCTGGGCGTCCCGCCGGACCGTGCCCTCGCCCTGGTCCGCGCCGCCCTCGACGCCATCCGCCACGACTGA
- a CDS encoding YihY/virulence factor BrkB family protein: protein MNVFGAIEAGIDRWVTAARRRSGLFDHVWRAGALYAEVLAGRLAAAIAYYGFFAVFALALVAYSIFGAILEDNDEVSEAAADFLKENLPFLDAQQIANSSGTVGVVGLIILVFTGIGWVESIRSSQRLMYALNQQPGNLVVRRLVDLGVMIGVFVLLGVSVAAVDALESLLRFLLRSTGSVGLTTISAALSVLFNAVLAVALLVAVPRLRMSRSRLRPVVVLVAIGITLLNTVGRYYVVRTERNPAYTVVAGAVGLLLYLYLLNQLVLFGAALLATSQKGRVIDLAEGPPPTNLEEDTDPGTPGGGG, encoded by the coding sequence GTGAACGTGTTCGGAGCCATCGAGGCGGGCATCGACCGCTGGGTGACCGCCGCGCGCCGCCGGTCGGGGCTCTTCGATCACGTGTGGCGTGCCGGAGCGCTCTACGCCGAGGTGCTGGCCGGGCGACTGGCCGCGGCGATCGCCTACTACGGGTTCTTCGCGGTCTTCGCCCTCGCCCTTGTCGCGTACTCCATCTTCGGCGCGATCCTTGAGGACAACGACGAGGTCAGCGAGGCGGCGGCCGATTTCCTGAAGGAGAACCTGCCGTTCCTGGACGCGCAGCAGATCGCCAACTCCAGCGGCACCGTCGGCGTGGTCGGCCTGATCATCCTGGTGTTCACCGGCATCGGTTGGGTGGAGTCGATCCGCTCCTCGCAGCGGCTGATGTACGCGCTCAACCAGCAGCCGGGCAACCTTGTGGTCCGGCGGCTGGTCGACCTCGGCGTGATGATCGGCGTCTTCGTGCTGCTCGGCGTGTCGGTGGCGGCGGTGGACGCGCTGGAGTCGCTGTTGCGCTTTCTGCTGCGCAGCACCGGCTCGGTCGGCCTCACCACGATCAGCGCGGCCCTCAGCGTGCTGTTCAACGCGGTGCTCGCCGTCGCGCTGCTTGTCGCGGTGCCCCGGCTGCGGATGAGCCGGTCCCGGCTGCGCCCGGTGGTGGTGCTTGTCGCGATCGGCATCACACTGCTCAACACCGTCGGCCGGTACTACGTGGTGCGCACCGAGCGGAACCCGGCGTACACGGTGGTGGCCGGCGCGGTCGGGTTGCTGCTCTACCTCTACCTGCTCAACCAGCTGGTGCTGTTCGGAGCGGCGCTCCTCGCCACCAGCCAGAAGGGACGGGTGATCGACCTGGCGGAGGGGCCGCCGCCGACGAACCTCGAAGAGGACACCGATCCGGGTACGCCGGGCGGTGGGGGTTGA
- a CDS encoding 2'-5' RNA ligase family protein, which translates to MPSGDTIQIGIAVDIPEPWGSQLTRRRVEAGDALAVPAHVTLLGPTEIPTASLPAVERHLGDVAAAHPPFALHLRGTGTFRPVTQVVFVTVAAGISECELLAAAIAAVPDVHRELRFPYHPHVTVAQDVSPEALDKVYEDLADFSAMFQVDAFTLFSHSGAARWQPRRDFRLGN; encoded by the coding sequence ATGCCGTCGGGCGACACCATCCAGATCGGCATCGCGGTGGACATCCCCGAGCCCTGGGGGAGTCAGCTCACCCGGCGGCGGGTCGAGGCCGGTGACGCCCTCGCGGTGCCGGCCCACGTGACGCTGCTCGGCCCGACCGAGATCCCGACCGCCAGCCTCCCGGCTGTCGAACGGCACCTCGGCGACGTGGCCGCCGCGCACCCGCCGTTCGCGCTGCACCTGCGCGGCACCGGCACCTTCCGCCCGGTGACCCAGGTGGTGTTCGTGACGGTCGCCGCCGGGATCAGCGAGTGCGAGTTGCTTGCCGCGGCCATCGCCGCCGTGCCGGACGTGCACCGCGAGCTGCGCTTCCCCTACCACCCGCACGTCACGGTGGCGCAGGACGTGTCGCCGGAGGCACTGGACAAGGTGTACGAGGATCTGGCCGACTTCTCCGCGATGTTCCAGGTCGACGCGTTCACCCTCTTTTCACACAGCGGGGCGGCCCGGTGGCAACCCCGCCGGGACTTCCGCCTCGGCAACTGA
- the trpS gene encoding tryptophan--tRNA ligase, whose amino-acid sequence MPDVSARPRVFSGIQPTADSFHLGNYLGAVRHWVALQETHDAFYCVVDLHAITAGHDPAVLRQRTRVAAAQLFAVGLDPDRSTLFVQSQVPEHPQLAWVLGCITGFGEASRMTQFKDKSQKQGNERASVGLFTYPVLQAADILLYQANAVPVGEDQRQHLELSRDLAQRFNSLFGATFTVPAPHIVKDTAKITDLQDPTAKMSKSSSSPAGIIDLLEDPARSAKKIRSAVTDTGREIVFDAETKPGVSNLLTIHSALSGRSIDELVAAYAGRGYGDLKKDLAEVVADFVRPIQERTRTYLDDPAQLDKLLAAGAEKARSVAGATLRSAYERVGFFPPVRGE is encoded by the coding sequence ATGCCCGACGTCTCCGCCCGCCCGCGCGTCTTCTCCGGCATCCAGCCGACGGCCGACTCGTTCCACCTCGGCAACTACCTGGGGGCCGTGCGGCACTGGGTGGCGTTGCAGGAGACGCACGACGCGTTCTACTGCGTCGTGGACCTGCACGCCATCACCGCGGGCCACGATCCGGCGGTGCTGCGCCAGCGGACCAGGGTGGCGGCCGCCCAGCTCTTCGCCGTCGGTCTCGACCCGGACCGCAGCACCCTGTTCGTGCAGTCGCAGGTGCCCGAGCACCCGCAGCTGGCCTGGGTGCTGGGCTGCATCACCGGCTTCGGCGAGGCCAGCCGGATGACCCAGTTCAAGGACAAGTCGCAGAAGCAGGGCAACGAGCGGGCGAGCGTCGGCCTGTTCACCTACCCCGTCCTCCAGGCCGCCGACATCCTGCTCTACCAGGCCAACGCGGTGCCGGTCGGCGAGGACCAGCGGCAGCACCTGGAGCTGTCCCGGGATCTGGCTCAGCGGTTCAACTCGCTGTTCGGCGCGACGTTCACAGTCCCCGCGCCGCACATTGTCAAGGACACCGCGAAGATCACCGACCTGCAGGACCCGACAGCGAAGATGTCCAAGTCGTCGTCCTCGCCGGCAGGCATCATCGACCTCCTGGAAGACCCGGCCCGTTCGGCCAAGAAGATCCGCTCCGCGGTGACCGACACCGGCCGGGAGATCGTCTTCGACGCCGAGACCAAGCCCGGCGTGTCCAACCTGCTGACCATCCACTCAGCGCTCAGCGGTCGCAGCATCGACGAGCTGGTCGCCGCGTACGCCGGTCGTGGTTACGGGGATCTGAAGAAGGACCTGGCCGAGGTGGTGGCCGACTTCGTCCGCCCGATCCAGGAGCGCACCCGCACCTACCTCGACGACCCGGCGCAGCTGGACAAGCTGCTCGCCGCCGGCGCGGAGAAGGCCCGGTCGGTGGCAGGGGCGACGCTGCGGTCCGCGTACGAGCGGGTCGGGTTCTTCCCGCCGGTGCGCGGCGAATAG
- the galE gene encoding UDP-glucose 4-epimerase GalE, with amino-acid sequence MKLLVTGGAGFIGSVVTRMLLDAGHQVVVLDDLRTGHREALAPDATHVEASIHDAAQVVTPDAGFDGVLHFAALIAAGESMVKPELYWQNNTVGTLALIDAVRAAGVPRMVFSSTAAVYGNPTELPIPETAVKAPTNTYGATKLAVDMALTSEAIAHGLAAVSLRYFNVAGAHLTGDVALGERHDPETHLIPIALEVAAGRREKLQLFGDDYPTVDGTCVRDYIHVADLARAHLLALDAATAGQHRVYNLGNGNGFTNRQVVDVVREVTGHPVPVEVAPRREGDPAELVASSALARDELGWEPQKPTLHDMIGDAWAFYRAHILEQHQ; translated from the coding sequence GTGAAACTGCTCGTCACCGGGGGCGCCGGCTTCATCGGCAGCGTCGTGACCCGGATGCTGCTCGACGCCGGGCACCAGGTCGTCGTCCTGGACGACCTGCGCACCGGTCATCGCGAGGCACTCGCTCCGGACGCCACCCACGTCGAGGCGTCCATCCACGACGCCGCCCAGGTCGTCACTCCCGACGCCGGGTTCGACGGGGTGCTGCACTTCGCCGCCCTGATCGCCGCCGGTGAGTCGATGGTCAAGCCTGAGCTGTACTGGCAGAACAACACAGTCGGCACGCTCGCCCTGATCGACGCGGTCCGGGCCGCCGGGGTGCCCCGGATGGTCTTCTCCTCCACCGCGGCCGTCTACGGCAACCCCACCGAACTCCCCATTCCGGAGACAGCGGTCAAGGCGCCCACGAACACGTACGGCGCCACGAAGCTCGCCGTCGACATGGCACTCACCTCCGAGGCCATCGCGCACGGGCTGGCCGCCGTCTCGCTGCGCTACTTCAACGTCGCGGGCGCCCACCTCACCGGCGATGTCGCGCTGGGCGAGCGACACGACCCGGAGACGCACCTCATCCCCATCGCGTTGGAGGTCGCCGCCGGCCGGCGGGAGAAGCTCCAGCTCTTCGGCGACGACTACCCCACCGTGGACGGCACCTGCGTCCGCGACTACATCCACGTCGCCGACCTGGCCCGTGCCCACCTGCTGGCGCTTGACGCCGCCACCGCCGGCCAGCACCGCGTCTACAACCTGGGCAACGGCAACGGCTTCACCAACCGGCAGGTCGTCGACGTGGTCCGCGAGGTCACCGGCCACCCGGTGCCGGTCGAGGTCGCGCCGCGCCGCGAGGGCGATCCCGCCGAGCTTGTCGCCTCCTCCGCGCTGGCCCGCGACGAACTGGGCTGGGAGCCGCAGAAGCCGACCCTGCACGACATGATCGGCGACGCCTGGGCGTTCTACCGCGCGCACATCCTGGAGCAGCACCAATGA
- the galK gene encoding galactokinase: MTGDVAERAAAGFTELYGVEPAGRWAAPGRVNLIGEHTDYNDGFVLPFALPLRTVVAADRQADESWTVWSELSGETITFGADDVAEPGRVTGWGAYVAGVVWALRDAGHPVPGARLAIASDVPLGSGLSSSAALEAAVLAALLDLGGLELPAERQPRLAQRAENVYVGAPTGIMDQSAVIRCRAGHALFLDCRDESVEHIPFDLDAAGLAVLVIDSRAPHRHADGEYADRRRSCEAAAKALGVPALRDVTVDQLDAALARLDDEVTRRRVRHVVTEDQRVLDTVALLRAGRARDIGPLLTASHVSMRDDFEITVPEIDTAVEAALAAGALGARMTGGGFGGCVLALIEADRAEAVATAVRTAYAERGFTAPNTLTVLPAPGATRLD; encoded by the coding sequence ATGACCGGTGACGTGGCCGAGCGGGCCGCCGCAGGCTTCACCGAGCTGTACGGCGTCGAGCCGGCCGGCCGTTGGGCAGCACCGGGTCGGGTGAACCTGATCGGCGAGCACACCGACTACAACGACGGGTTCGTGCTGCCCTTCGCGTTGCCGCTGCGTACCGTCGTAGCCGCCGACCGGCAGGCCGACGAAAGTTGGACGGTCTGGTCCGAGCTCTCCGGCGAGACCATCACCTTCGGCGCGGACGACGTGGCCGAGCCGGGCCGGGTGACCGGCTGGGGCGCGTACGTGGCGGGGGTGGTGTGGGCGTTGCGCGACGCCGGCCATCCGGTGCCCGGTGCCCGGCTGGCGATCGCCTCCGACGTGCCGCTGGGCTCGGGGCTCTCCTCGTCGGCGGCGCTGGAGGCAGCAGTGCTCGCCGCCCTGCTCGACCTCGGCGGGTTGGAGTTGCCTGCCGAACGGCAGCCACGGCTGGCGCAGCGCGCGGAGAACGTCTACGTCGGCGCGCCAACAGGCATCATGGATCAGTCCGCGGTGATCCGCTGCCGGGCCGGGCACGCGCTCTTCCTCGACTGCCGCGACGAGTCCGTCGAGCACATCCCGTTCGATCTGGACGCCGCCGGGCTGGCTGTGCTCGTCATCGACAGCCGGGCGCCGCACCGGCACGCCGACGGCGAGTACGCCGACCGCCGCCGGTCCTGCGAGGCGGCGGCCAAGGCGCTCGGTGTTCCCGCGCTGCGCGACGTGACCGTCGACCAGCTCGACGCCGCGCTGGCCCGCCTCGACGACGAGGTGACCCGGCGGCGGGTCCGGCACGTGGTCACCGAGGACCAGCGTGTGCTCGACACTGTCGCACTGCTCCGCGCGGGCCGGGCCCGGGACATCGGCCCGCTGCTCACCGCCTCGCACGTCTCGATGCGCGACGACTTCGAGATCACCGTGCCGGAGATCGACACGGCCGTCGAGGCGGCGCTGGCGGCAGGCGCGCTCGGCGCCCGGATGACCGGCGGCGGCTTCGGCGGGTGCGTCCTGGCCCTCATCGAGGCGGACCGCGCCGAAGCGGTGGCGACCGCCGTCAGGACGGCCTACGCCGAGCGCGGCTTCACCGCCCCCAACACTCTGACGGTCCTCCCCGCCCCCGGCGCAACCCGCCTCGACTAA
- a CDS encoding sulfate adenylyltransferase subunit 1, with product MTTEIVAPAAAETTSEARPMDLLRFATAGSVDDGKSTLIGRLLYDTKSLFTDQLAAVEAVSAARGDEYTNLALLTDGLRAEREQGITIDVAYRYFATPRRKFIIADTPGHIQYTRNMVTGASTADLALILVDARKGLVEQSRRHAFLCSLLRVPHLVLCVNKMDLVDWSQEVFERIADEFTAFAAKLDVPDLTVVPVSALRGDNIVSRSENMQWYEGPSLLHHLERVHIASDRNLVDVRFPVQYVIRPQSTTVTDYRGYAGQVASGVLKPGDEVMVLPSGFTSRIAAVETADGPVAEAFPPMSVTVRLADEIDISRGDMICRPNNAPAVAQDIEAMVCWMDETRPLRVGGRYAIKHTTRSARAIVRGLHYRLDINSLHRDESADELRLNEIGRVRLRTTVPLLADEYRRNRTTGGFVIIDEATNRTVGAAMIVEAA from the coding sequence ATGACCACCGAGATCGTGGCCCCGGCCGCCGCCGAGACCACATCGGAGGCGCGGCCGATGGACCTGCTGCGGTTCGCCACCGCCGGCAGCGTGGACGACGGCAAGTCGACGCTGATCGGGCGGCTGCTCTACGACACCAAGTCGCTCTTCACCGACCAGCTCGCCGCCGTGGAGGCGGTAAGCGCTGCCCGTGGCGACGAGTACACCAACCTGGCGTTGCTCACCGACGGTCTGCGGGCCGAGCGGGAACAGGGCATCACCATCGACGTGGCGTACCGGTACTTCGCCACGCCACGGCGCAAGTTCATCATCGCCGACACCCCCGGGCACATCCAGTACACCCGCAACATGGTCACCGGGGCCTCCACGGCCGACCTGGCGCTGATCCTGGTGGACGCCCGCAAGGGCCTTGTCGAGCAGTCCCGCCGGCACGCGTTCCTCTGCTCGCTGCTGCGGGTGCCGCACCTGGTGCTGTGTGTCAACAAGATGGACCTGGTGGACTGGTCGCAGGAGGTCTTCGAGCGGATCGCCGACGAGTTCACGGCGTTCGCCGCGAAGCTCGACGTACCGGACCTGACGGTGGTGCCGGTCTCCGCGCTGCGCGGCGACAACATCGTGTCCCGGTCGGAGAACATGCAGTGGTACGAGGGCCCGTCGCTGCTGCACCACCTGGAACGGGTGCACATCGCCAGCGACCGCAACCTTGTCGACGTGCGGTTCCCCGTGCAGTACGTGATCCGGCCGCAGTCCACCACTGTCACCGACTACCGCGGCTACGCCGGCCAGGTCGCCTCTGGTGTGCTCAAGCCCGGCGACGAGGTGATGGTGCTGCCGTCCGGCTTCACCAGCCGGATCGCCGCCGTGGAGACCGCCGACGGGCCCGTCGCGGAGGCGTTCCCGCCGATGTCGGTGACGGTACGCCTGGCCGACGAGATCGACATCTCCCGGGGCGACATGATCTGCCGGCCGAACAACGCGCCAGCGGTCGCCCAGGACATTGAGGCGATGGTCTGCTGGATGGACGAGACCCGTCCGTTGCGGGTCGGCGGCCGGTACGCGATCAAGCACACCACCCGTTCGGCGCGGGCGATCGTGCGTGGGCTGCACTACCGGCTGGACATCAACTCGCTGCACCGTGACGAGTCGGCCGACGAGCTGCGCCTCAACGAGATCGGTCGGGTACGGCTGCGCACCACGGTGCCGCTGTTGGCCGACGAGTACCGCCGCAACCGCACCACCGGTGGCTTCGTCATCATCGACGAGGCCACCAACCGCACAGTGGGCGCGGCAATGATCGTCGAAGCGGCCTAA
- the cysD gene encoding sulfate adenylyltransferase subunit CysD — MSAPAAYRVSHLDALEAESIFVMREVVAEMERPVLLFSGGKDSIVMLRLAQKAFAPANIPFPVMHVDTGHNFPEVLEYRDQRVAELGLQLVVASVPEALASGLVRESGDGMRNRIQTPVLLEAVEKHRFDALFGGARRDEEKARAKERVFSFRDEFGQWDPKNQRPELWSLYNGRHHPGESIRVFPLSNWTELDVWHYIARERIPLPSIYYAHEREVIERDGMVYAVNEFFRPRAGEERFKAQVRYRTVGDASCTAAVRSDADTVEKVIEEVAATRITERGATRGDDRVSEAAMEDRKREGYF, encoded by the coding sequence ATGAGCGCCCCCGCCGCCTACCGGGTCTCCCACCTGGACGCCCTTGAGGCGGAGAGCATCTTCGTGATGCGCGAGGTGGTCGCCGAGATGGAACGCCCGGTGCTGCTCTTCTCCGGCGGCAAGGACTCGATCGTCATGCTGCGGCTGGCGCAGAAGGCGTTCGCCCCGGCCAACATCCCCTTTCCCGTGATGCACGTCGACACCGGGCACAACTTCCCCGAGGTCCTCGAATACCGCGACCAGCGGGTCGCCGAGCTGGGGTTGCAGCTCGTGGTGGCAAGCGTGCCGGAGGCGCTGGCCAGTGGGCTGGTCCGGGAGTCCGGCGACGGGATGCGCAACCGGATCCAGACGCCGGTGCTGTTGGAGGCGGTGGAGAAGCACCGCTTCGACGCGCTGTTCGGTGGCGCCCGCCGGGACGAGGAGAAGGCCCGGGCGAAGGAGCGGGTGTTCAGCTTCCGCGACGAGTTCGGCCAGTGGGACCCGAAGAACCAGCGGCCGGAGCTGTGGTCGCTGTACAACGGCCGGCACCACCCGGGTGAGTCGATCCGGGTCTTCCCGCTGTCCAACTGGACCGAGCTGGACGTCTGGCACTACATCGCCCGGGAACGGATTCCCCTGCCGTCGATCTACTACGCGCACGAGCGTGAGGTGATCGAGCGCGACGGCATGGTCTACGCCGTGAACGAGTTCTTCCGCCCCCGGGCGGGCGAGGAGCGGTTCAAGGCGCAGGTGCGCTACCGCACCGTCGGTGATGCCTCCTGCACCGCCGCCGTCAGGTCGGACGCGGACACCGTGGAGAAGGTCATCGAGGAGGTGGCGGCCACCCGGATCACCGAGCGTGGCGCGACCCGTGGTGACGACCGGGTCAGCGAGGCCGCCATGGAGGACCGCAAGCGGGAGGGGTACTTCTGA
- a CDS encoding inositol monophosphatase family protein, which produces MGSPPMIDGAFARWLASRAGQALLALREELGFADAGALKSAGDKVSHDLIRTELAKWRPGDAVLSEEDEGSRLAWAAEVNAEAVSRLAADRVWIIDPLDGTREFSEEGRSDWAVHIALWARNAPSGHGLVAGAVGLPAQHRVLGTDYPPAYPPMTVEAATAGERKIRLAASRSRPPVFLTDLAEDVGAHLVPMGSAGAKIAAVVTGEVDAYIHAGGQYEWDSAAPVAVATATGLHASRIDGSALRYNEADPRLPDLLVCRKDLASRLLAALQRHSG; this is translated from the coding sequence ATGGGCAGTCCTCCGATGATCGACGGCGCGTTCGCCAGGTGGTTGGCTTCCCGGGCGGGCCAGGCGCTGCTCGCCCTGCGTGAGGAGTTGGGTTTCGCGGACGCGGGCGCCCTGAAGTCGGCCGGTGACAAGGTGTCGCACGACCTGATCCGCACGGAGCTGGCGAAGTGGCGGCCTGGGGACGCGGTGCTGTCCGAGGAGGACGAGGGCTCGCGGCTGGCCTGGGCGGCCGAGGTGAACGCCGAAGCGGTGTCCCGGCTGGCCGCCGACCGGGTGTGGATCATCGACCCGTTGGACGGCACCCGGGAGTTCTCGGAGGAGGGCCGCTCGGACTGGGCGGTGCACATCGCCCTCTGGGCGCGCAACGCGCCGAGCGGGCACGGGCTGGTCGCCGGGGCGGTGGGGCTGCCGGCGCAGCACCGGGTGCTGGGCACCGACTACCCGCCGGCGTACCCGCCGATGACTGTGGAGGCGGCGACGGCCGGCGAGCGGAAGATCCGCCTTGCGGCGAGCCGGAGCCGTCCGCCGGTGTTCCTCACCGACCTGGCCGAGGACGTGGGTGCGCACCTGGTGCCGATGGGTTCGGCCGGCGCGAAGATCGCCGCTGTGGTGACCGGCGAGGTGGATGCGTACATCCACGCCGGCGGGCAGTACGAGTGGGACTCGGCTGCTCCGGTCGCTGTGGCGACGGCCACCGGCCTGCACGCTTCCCGGATCGACGGTTCTGCGCTTCGATACAACGAGGCGGATCCGCGCCTTCCGGACCTGCTGGTCTGTCGCAAAGATCTCGCCAGTCGGTTGCTTGCAGCGTTGCAGAGGCATTCCGGGTAG